A DNA window from Selenomonas sp. oral taxon 126 contains the following coding sequences:
- a CDS encoding O-acetylhomoserine aminocarboxypropyltransferase/cysteine synthase family protein — MSEKNYRFETLQVRVGQEQPDPVTDARAVPIYQTTSYVFRDAQHAADRFALRDPGNIYGRLMNPTQDVFEKRIAALEGGAAALAFASGAAAITATIQALAHQGDHIVSQQTIYGGSYNFLAHTVKDWGIDVTFVDPKAGAQGFADAIRPNTKCVFIETVGNPNADLVDIEAIAAVAHAQGVPVVIDNTFATPYLLRPIEHGADIVVHSATKFIGGHGASLGGVIVDGGEFDWKASGRFPHLTEPNASYHGLSFADALGSVAFIVYIRALILRDTGAAISPFNAFYFIHGLETLSLRVERHVANALKVVDFLAKHPKVAKVNHPSLPNHPDHEIYKRYFPHGGISIFTFDIAGGREAAYRFIDHLKLFSILANVADVKSLVIHPATTTHSQMSAEELAASGIGEGTVRLSIGIEHIDDLLGDLEEALAAV; from the coding sequence ATGAGCGAGAAGAACTACCGCTTCGAGACCTTGCAGGTGCGTGTCGGGCAGGAGCAGCCCGACCCCGTGACGGATGCGCGCGCCGTGCCCATCTATCAGACAACCTCCTACGTGTTCCGCGACGCGCAGCACGCGGCAGACCGCTTTGCCCTGCGCGACCCCGGCAACATCTATGGACGCCTCATGAACCCGACGCAGGATGTCTTCGAGAAGCGCATTGCGGCACTCGAGGGCGGCGCGGCGGCACTCGCCTTTGCCTCGGGCGCGGCGGCGATCACGGCGACGATCCAGGCGCTCGCGCATCAGGGCGACCACATCGTCTCGCAGCAGACGATCTACGGCGGCTCGTACAATTTCCTCGCCCACACGGTCAAGGACTGGGGCATCGACGTGACCTTCGTTGACCCGAAGGCGGGCGCACAGGGCTTTGCGGACGCGATCCGCCCGAATACGAAGTGCGTCTTCATCGAGACGGTCGGCAACCCGAACGCCGACCTCGTGGACATCGAGGCGATTGCAGCGGTTGCGCACGCGCAGGGCGTGCCCGTCGTCATCGACAACACCTTTGCAACGCCGTACCTCCTGCGCCCGATTGAGCACGGCGCGGACATCGTTGTGCACTCGGCGACGAAGTTCATCGGCGGACACGGCGCGAGCCTCGGCGGCGTCATCGTCGACGGCGGCGAGTTCGACTGGAAGGCATCGGGACGCTTCCCCCACCTCACCGAGCCGAACGCGAGCTACCACGGACTCAGCTTTGCCGATGCGCTCGGCTCCGTCGCCTTCATCGTCTACATCCGCGCGCTCATCCTGCGCGACACGGGCGCGGCAATCTCGCCGTTCAACGCGTTCTACTTTATCCACGGACTCGAGACGCTGTCCCTGCGTGTCGAGCGTCATGTCGCGAACGCGCTGAAGGTTGTCGACTTCCTCGCGAAGCACCCGAAGGTGGCGAAGGTCAATCATCCCTCCCTGCCAAACCACCCTGACCATGAAATCTACAAGCGGTACTTCCCGCACGGCGGCATCTCCATCTTCACGTTCGACATCGCGGGCGGACGCGAGGCGGCATACCGCTTTATCGACCATCTGAAGCTGTTCTCCATCCTCGCGAACGTCGCGGACGTGAAGTCCCTCGTCATCCATCCTGCGACGACCACGCACTCCCAGATGAGCGCGGAGGAACTCGCCGCCTCCGGCATCGGCGAGGGCACGGTGCGCCTCTCCATCGGCATCGAGCACATCGACGACCTGCTCGGAGATCTTGAGGAAGCACTCGCTGCGGTGTAA
- a CDS encoding DEAD/DEAH box helicase, which yields MSAAEDEDAEESYTPHQSLEKMLSLAERYSYYEHEIAERAWQKPENMLDYTRIEPLAYDRRDRTAYSFFFPARQDFEERSFASRQQVEVYDDNVAEQPSHTAEVITLVKGGEENRIDLLFKEQVGIDDFSPTGGNIRLCSSTVVRDVQQDAVRKLRSGGADCPARYMDAVFGTHQLLGFDAPDLRALEAELQSRGLRPAQIQAVMDGIRSRDIYLVMGPPGTGKTTVITEWVKHFVRAKKCVLISSQNNKAVDNVLVKLKKEQDINMIRIGSEEKVEQAVHPYLFEHKVEETRRRIEEQSAENIARLRPIEEQWRELQGRLDALSVDVKSMDVLLQKVWRELLPPLRASGEQMANAYAAHRAAAADAAEKRADVRRRYERITGYATEGLAGLWGRLRRMIDQYPMRRAVRAYDLARAEELASCSAYNAARRSYEQQYRQVYENEFIDLVLRKRYCQPIFDGLRAEVEEARPGSDIPWTFFVMDYPQEMTREGVESYAAFVTGELHRLSTLLAHLEEWRRKNATDQDYSLGNMILSSVDLVGATCIGVNSQRRFADLRFDVTIIDEAGQIQIHNALVPMSVSNKLIMVGDHQQIPPIASEELVELCRANDVDTELLGKSLFEKMYEDEELPAANKMMLDTQFRMPPEIAAIISRAFYGGNYISLPDFKSDVTSLFPALSAARLVVISTSDVRERFEQNMGNAGTRNDLEAQITARILRGLLRYTDCTAEHIGVISAYKAQVVAIRALLDGVLTPKEREDSVATLDSFQGQERDIILYSFTRSARKPPGAPRIGFMSELRRLNVAVTRCKKMLILIGDMDFLQTCEYVHRDEEGQEVPGRSEAKFAAFIRALMDGVRTESPPGECMTYAEFRRRMEAVEHGR from the coding sequence ATGTCGGCAGCAGAGGACGAAGACGCCGAGGAGTCCTACACCCCTCATCAGTCCCTTGAAAAGATGCTCAGTCTGGCGGAGCGCTATTCCTACTACGAACACGAGATTGCCGAGCGCGCGTGGCAGAAGCCGGAGAACATGCTGGACTATACGCGCATCGAGCCGCTGGCGTACGATCGGCGGGATCGGACGGCGTACTCCTTTTTCTTCCCCGCGCGGCAGGACTTCGAGGAGCGCAGCTTCGCGAGCCGTCAGCAGGTCGAGGTCTACGATGACAATGTCGCGGAGCAGCCCTCCCATACGGCGGAGGTCATCACACTGGTAAAAGGGGGGGAGGAGAACCGCATCGATCTCCTCTTCAAGGAGCAGGTCGGCATCGACGACTTCAGCCCCACGGGCGGGAATATCCGTCTCTGCAGCTCCACGGTCGTGCGCGATGTGCAGCAGGACGCCGTCCGCAAGCTGCGCAGCGGAGGGGCGGACTGCCCCGCGCGGTACATGGACGCCGTGTTCGGCACGCATCAGCTGCTCGGCTTCGATGCACCCGATCTCCGCGCACTCGAGGCGGAGCTGCAGAGCCGGGGGCTCAGACCCGCCCAGATTCAGGCGGTCATGGACGGCATCCGCTCGCGGGATATCTATCTCGTGATGGGTCCGCCCGGCACGGGGAAGACAACGGTCATCACCGAGTGGGTGAAGCATTTCGTCCGCGCGAAAAAATGCGTGCTCATCTCCTCGCAGAACAACAAGGCGGTCGACAATGTCCTCGTCAAGCTCAAAAAGGAACAGGACATCAACATGATCCGCATCGGCTCGGAGGAGAAGGTCGAGCAGGCGGTGCATCCCTATCTCTTTGAGCACAAGGTCGAGGAAACCCGCCGCAGGATTGAGGAGCAGTCGGCAGAGAACATTGCACGCCTGCGCCCGATCGAGGAGCAATGGAGGGAGCTGCAGGGGCGGCTCGACGCACTCTCTGTGGATGTCAAATCCATGGATGTGCTCCTGCAGAAGGTGTGGCGGGAGCTGCTTCCTCCCCTGCGGGCAAGCGGGGAACAGATGGCGAACGCCTATGCAGCGCATCGCGCGGCGGCAGCGGATGCCGCAGAGAAGCGCGCGGACGTGCGCCGCCGCTATGAACGGATTACGGGCTATGCCACAGAGGGGCTGGCAGGGCTGTGGGGACGGCTGCGCCGTATGATCGACCAATACCCGATGCGGCGTGCGGTGCGCGCCTACGATCTGGCGCGCGCAGAGGAGCTCGCCTCGTGCAGCGCGTACAATGCGGCGCGCCGCAGCTACGAGCAGCAGTATCGGCAGGTGTACGAGAACGAGTTCATCGACCTCGTCCTGCGCAAGCGGTACTGTCAGCCGATCTTTGACGGTCTGCGTGCAGAGGTGGAGGAGGCGCGCCCCGGAAGCGATATCCCGTGGACGTTCTTTGTAATGGACTACCCGCAGGAAATGACGCGGGAGGGCGTGGAGTCCTATGCGGCGTTCGTCACAGGGGAGCTGCACCGCCTTTCCACGCTGCTCGCGCATCTCGAGGAGTGGCGCAGGAAGAATGCGACGGATCAGGACTACTCGCTCGGGAATATGATCCTCTCCTCGGTCGACCTCGTCGGCGCGACCTGCATCGGCGTCAACTCGCAGCGGCGCTTTGCCGACCTGAGATTCGATGTGACGATCATCGATGAGGCGGGGCAGATCCAGATTCACAACGCCCTCGTGCCGATGAGTGTCTCGAACAAGCTCATCATGGTCGGGGATCATCAGCAGATTCCCCCCATTGCGAGCGAGGAGCTGGTGGAGCTGTGCAGGGCCAATGACGTGGATACCGAGCTGCTCGGCAAGAGCCTCTTTGAGAAGATGTACGAGGACGAGGAACTGCCCGCTGCGAATAAGATGATGCTCGACACGCAGTTCCGTATGCCGCCCGAGATTGCGGCGATCATCTCGCGGGCATTCTACGGCGGGAACTATATCTCGCTCCCGGATTTCAAGTCGGACGTGACAAGCCTCTTTCCCGCACTCTCTGCGGCGCGGCTCGTTGTCATCTCCACCTCCGATGTGCGGGAACGCTTCGAGCAGAATATGGGGAATGCGGGCACGCGCAACGACCTCGAGGCACAGATTACGGCACGCATCCTGCGCGGCCTCCTCCGGTATACCGACTGCACCGCCGAGCACATTGGCGTCATTTCAGCGTACAAGGCGCAGGTGGTGGCAATCCGTGCGCTACTGGACGGCGTGCTCACACCAAAGGAGCGGGAGGACTCCGTTGCGACCCTCGACAGCTTCCAGGGGCAGGAGCGCGATATCATCCTATACAGCTTTACGCGCAGTGCGCGCAAGCCGCCCGGTGCCCCGCGCATCGGCTTTATGAGCGAGCTGCGCCGCCTCAACGTCGCAGTGACGCGCTGCAAAAAGATGCTCATCCTCATCGGCGACATGGACTTCCTGCAGACGTGCGAATATGTGCATCGGGATGAGGAGGGGCAGGAGGTGCCGGGGCGTTCGGAGGCGAAATTCGCTGCGTTCATCCGTGCCCTCATGGACGGTGTGCGCACGGAATCGCCGCCCGGGGAATGTATGACCTACGCGGAGTTCCGGCGGCGGATGGAGGCGGTCGAACATGGCAGATAA
- a CDS encoding Dps family protein: MSHANDTNLNNALNTYIANIGVGYIKLHNLHWNVVGTQFKAVHEYLESLYDAFADVLDETAELLKIAGAQPVASLKGYLAIATIKELGDEAVDQKKALEITLADLELLRDQALEIRKAADAHDCFGVANLMEDHITNYAKQIWFLRSMLA, encoded by the coding sequence ATGTCACACGCAAATGATACAAACCTCAACAATGCACTCAACACCTACATCGCCAACATCGGCGTTGGCTACATTAAGCTCCACAACCTCCACTGGAATGTCGTCGGCACGCAGTTCAAGGCTGTCCACGAGTACCTTGAGTCACTCTATGACGCATTCGCGGACGTGCTCGACGAGACCGCAGAGCTGCTCAAGATCGCGGGCGCACAGCCGGTCGCGAGCCTGAAGGGCTACCTCGCAATCGCAACGATCAAGGAGCTCGGCGACGAGGCTGTCGATCAGAAGAAGGCGCTCGAGATCACGCTTGCTGACCTCGAACTCCTCCGCGATCAGGCACTCGAGATCCGCAAAGCTGCGGATGCACACGACTGCTTCGGCGTCGCGAACCTCATGGAAGACCACATCACCAACTATGCAAAGCAGATCTGGTTCCTCCGCTCCATGCTTGCTTAA
- a CDS encoding serine/threonine protein kinase, translated as MEQTIVGKPHTYVIRNPLTETNCSRTYLAKDEDTKRKVFIKAIDVPQECRERRAVLEDAVREAQAMIQVGAETHRVPTVYEYFHDEAQKMFYIVMQNIPGKTLGERMTELDEGAFLRVMKDIASVLVRMHNPKGPHYYHRDLKPDNIIVGKYGDGYLVDFGSSVSYTLKDQEGTPGYRAPEMTRRLAMESRSGADIFSMGVILYEYYTQVRPAMGRNREYMANRDGSAWEWFKEPAALQPRLPAPVNALIVKCMRLNPKERGDAKDLERALDALLRRARNGGRGHGRVQ; from the coding sequence ATGGAGCAGACAATCGTAGGGAAGCCGCACACATACGTCATCCGGAATCCGCTCACGGAGACGAACTGCAGCAGAACCTATCTCGCCAAGGACGAGGATACGAAGCGAAAGGTGTTCATCAAGGCGATTGATGTCCCGCAGGAGTGCCGGGAACGACGGGCGGTGCTGGAGGACGCAGTGCGTGAGGCACAGGCGATGATCCAGGTAGGCGCGGAGACGCATCGCGTGCCCACCGTCTATGAGTACTTTCATGATGAGGCACAGAAGATGTTCTACATCGTCATGCAGAACATCCCGGGGAAGACGCTCGGAGAGAGGATGACGGAGCTTGACGAGGGGGCGTTCCTCCGCGTCATGAAGGACATCGCCTCTGTCCTCGTGCGGATGCACAATCCGAAAGGACCGCATTACTATCATCGCGATCTCAAGCCGGACAACATCATTGTCGGGAAGTACGGCGATGGATATCTGGTCGACTTCGGCTCGTCCGTCAGCTACACGCTCAAGGATCAGGAGGGTACACCCGGCTACCGCGCACCCGAGATGACGCGGCGTCTGGCGATGGAGAGCCGCTCGGGGGCGGACATCTTCTCGATGGGCGTCATCCTCTACGAATACTACACGCAGGTGCGCCCTGCGATGGGGCGGAATAGGGAGTACATGGCGAACCGCGACGGCTCGGCATGGGAGTGGTTCAAAGAGCCCGCTGCGCTGCAGCCCCGGCTGCCTGCGCCTGTGAATGCGCTCATCGTGAAGTGCATGCGGCTGAACCCCAAGGAGCGCGGCGATGCAAAGGATTTGGAGCGGGCGCTGGATGCGCTCCTCCGGCGCGCGAGGAATGGAGGCAGGGGACATGGCAGAGTACAGTGA